A stretch of Acidovorax sp. RAC01 DNA encodes these proteins:
- a CDS encoding carbon-nitrogen hydrolase family protein gives MHVAAIQMVSGTRLDDNLQAAHRLLEKAALEGAELAVLPEYFCTMGHRDTDKLPLAETPAGGPIQDFLSASARSLGLWLVGGTLPMQTATPGKVRNTTLVFDPTGAQVARYDKIHLFCFDNGREQYDESRVIEAGAPAVHFDLPARDGRRWRVGLSVCYDLRFPELYRAHARAGADLMLVPSAFTYTTGRAHWELLLRARAVENLAYVLAPAQGGIHENGRHTWGHSMLVDPWGTVIASLDQGPGVVAGTLDAARIASVREQLPALQHRVL, from the coding sequence ATGCATGTGGCAGCCATCCAGATGGTGTCGGGTACCCGGCTTGATGACAACCTGCAGGCCGCGCACAGGCTGCTGGAAAAGGCTGCGCTCGAAGGCGCTGAACTCGCCGTGCTGCCCGAATATTTCTGCACCATGGGCCACCGCGACACGGACAAGCTGCCCCTGGCGGAAACACCCGCTGGCGGGCCCATCCAGGATTTCCTGTCGGCGTCGGCGCGCTCGCTGGGCCTGTGGCTCGTGGGCGGCACCCTGCCCATGCAGACCGCCACGCCTGGCAAGGTGCGCAACACCACCCTAGTGTTCGACCCCACCGGCGCGCAGGTGGCCCGCTACGACAAGATCCACCTCTTTTGCTTCGACAACGGGCGCGAGCAGTACGACGAGAGCCGCGTGATCGAGGCCGGCGCCCCTGCCGTGCATTTCGACCTGCCGGCGCGCGATGGTCGCCGCTGGCGCGTGGGGTTGAGCGTGTGCTACGACCTGCGCTTTCCCGAGCTGTACCGGGCGCACGCCCGCGCAGGGGCTGACCTGATGCTCGTGCCCAGTGCTTTCACCTACACCACGGGCCGTGCCCACTGGGAACTGCTGCTGCGCGCTCGGGCGGTGGAGAACCTGGCCTACGTACTGGCGCCCGCACAGGGCGGCATTCACGAGAACGGCCGCCACACCTGGGGGCACAGCATGCTGGTGGACCCCTGGGGCACCGTGATCGCCTCACTTGACCAGGGCCCGGGTGTCGTTGCCGGCACGCTGGATGCCGCACGCATCGCCAGTGTGCGCGAGCAGTTGCCCGCCCTGCAGCACCGCGTGCTCTGA